The following DNA comes from Miscanthus floridulus cultivar M001 chromosome 5, ASM1932011v1, whole genome shotgun sequence.
CGCAGGAGCTGCCGCCCTCCCAGACGGACTCCACCCTCAtctccgccgccaccaccgacGACGTCTCCGGCGATGTCTGCTTCAACATCCCCCAAGGTATGTGTCTATCGATcgatatatgtacatacataagCGAACATATATATCTGTAGTTTGTGGCCCGAATGCGTATTGAAGCTAGCATGAAATGTCGTCGTTCTGTCAGATTGGAGCATGAGGGGATCAGAGCTTTCGGCGCTCGTCGCCGAGCCGAAGCTGGAGGACTTCCTCGGCGGCATCTCCTTCTCCGAGCAGCATCACAAGGCCAACTGCAACATGATTCCCAGCACTAGCAGCACAGCTTGCTACGCGAGCTCAGGTGCTACCACCGGCTACCATCACCAGCTGTACCACCAACCCACCAGCTCCGCGCTCCACTTCGCGGACTCCGTCATGGTGGCCTCCTTGGCCGGCGTCCACGACGGCGGTGCCATGCTCAGCGCGGCCACCGCTAATGGTGGCGCTGGCGCTGCCAGTGCTAATGGTGGCGGCAGCATCGGGCTGTCCATGATCAAGAACTGGCTGCGGAGCCAACCAGCTCCCATGCAGCCGAGGGTGGCGGCGGCTGGGAGCGCGCAGGGGCTCTCTTTGTCCATGAACATGGCGGGGACGACGCAAGGCGCCGCTGTCATGCCACTTCTCGCTGGAGAGCGCGGCCGGGCGCCCGAGAGTGTGTCGACGTCGTCGGCACAGGGTGGAGCCGTCGTCACGGCCCCGAAGGAGGATAGCAATGGCAGCGGTgttgccggcgccggcgccctgGTTGCCGTGAGCACGGACACGGGTGGCAGCGGCGCGTCGGCTGACAACACGGCAAGGAAGACGGTGGACACGTTCGGGCAGCGCACGTCGATTTACCGTGGCGTGACAAGGTAAGGGTCCGGTATAAAATAAATCGTCACTTCGTTAGAGAACTAAACTAGCACAAATCTGTAATGAATCAAGTAATCATGAAATTTAGAAAAGCCATTAGTAATGCAAGGAGCTATCATGATAGATTTGATTGCATCTAGACAGTTCTGAATCAAATGAGTAAGGCAATGTGTAGCCTTTGATGATCTCGCTGATTATTAGGAGTGCCATTGTATTGGGCATGATAGATTGTGGTATAGCAGTAGACAATTAACAAAAGGCTACCACTTTTGAATTATTTTAGGCATAGATGGACAGGGAGATATGAAGCACATCTGTGGGACAACAGTTGCAGAAGGGAAGGACAAACTCGCAAGGGTCGTCAAGGTACCAATATATTGCAATACACCGtatttaaatatatatatgttttttCTGTAATTAAGTTTATACTTTCATCAATGTTGTTATTATTAACTGACATTACTTCGCATTATCATTTTTGGATTTGTCATCATGATTTGTGGCATTGAAATCAACTCTTGAATCTACAGTCTATTTAGGTACGCGATTTCACTTGATTTGGGTCCAACTACTTAATTCAGTTTGTTTTCCCCTATAACCATCCTTTTTTCATCTGTATTCTCATCGCCTCTCTTATTTTTTCCATCTTGTACAACTGATAGGTGGCTATGATAAAGAGGAGAAAGCCGCTAGGGCTTATGATCTGGCTGCTCTTAAGTACTGGGGTCCCACAACAACAACAAATTTTCCAGTATGTATATGTAGAATGCAGTTTTACTTTACTGAAGATCATATTGTTGCTAAATGTGATCTGGAGTGAAGGTTCTGTATTTTTTTGTTAATTATGTACATTGCTGGAATTGTACTTAAAGGTATTTGTTTTTGTATTTCTAGGTGAGTAACTACGAAAAGGAGCTGGAAGATATGAAGCACATGACAAGGCAGGAGTTTGTAGCGTCTCTGAGAAGGTCGGTCTAACAGCATTGATTAATCAGTGCCAACTCTACTGAATAAACATCTACTCTGTTAATTGTTAAAGTTTGAGAAAGATCAACTGCATATTAATTAGATCTTATAGACCACTGTATATGAATGCAGGAAGAGCAGTGGTTTCTCCAGAGGTGCATCCATTTACAGGGGAGTGACTAGGTATGAATTCATATAATGGCGTCAACAAACACACACATACACTTGTTGGATTGAGGAGGCAAATAATGCATGTATGGATTGAAAATGTGTGACTGGTGTTTTACTTGAACTCTCTGTAATTATAGGCATCACCAACATGGAAGATGGCAAGCACGGATTGGACGAGTTGCAGGGAACAAGGATCTCTACTTGGGCACCTTCAGTAAGTATCAGAGATGTTTTTTTCATTGTATGTAGAGTACTCCCGTATATATATTCACCACACACAAGCAAATTACTGTCAACTAACAAGCTCAACGCAATGAGAATTGAAGCAAGTGTTACAGCTGATAGTACACATTTGTAGACCTGCTGCATATGGATGTTATATATGATGACTATTAAAAGTGTGACCATTGCATCAAGTCATGCAAAGTTGCATTGCAGTAGTACATTACTTAGTGCATGCTCCTCAAGTGGCTTTTTCAAACCTGATCCCATGTCTGGTGCTATTGTTGCCTCCCATTCACCCGTGCATCAGGTCAAAATAGTACTATGCCTCAATAAGAAACAAACGAGCATGCACTGTCAGCAGCAGACTAATCAAGTTCCAGCATTTACTAATAAACTAATTAGGCTACAGCATCCAAAAGATTCTACCCATTAAGCTACAACttgttcatgcatgcatgcatgcatgcatataccaGGATACCACCATGCTTGCACCATGTTCGTGCTTGGGATATTTGAGCTGAGCCGAGTGTGCAACCTTGTGTGGATGCAGGCACGCAGGAGGAGGCAGCGGAGGCATACGACATTGCGGCGATCAAGTTCCGCGGCCTCAACGCCGTCACCAACTTTGACATGAGCCGCTACGACGTGAAGAGCATCCTGGACAGCAGTGCGCTCCCCATCGGCAGCGCCGCCAAGCGCCTCAAGGAGGCCGAGGCCGCCGCGTCCGCGCAGCATCATGCGGGCGTGGTGAGCTACGACGTCGGTCGCATTGCGTCGCAGCTCGGTGACGGCGGCGCCCTGGCGGCTGCGTACGGCGCGCACTACCATGGCGCCTGGCCCACCATCGCGTTCCAGACGACCGCGGCCACGGGCCTGTACCACCCGTACGCGCAGCCGATGCGCGGGTGGTGCAAGCAGGAGCAGGACCACGCGGTGATCGCGTCGGCGCACAGCCTGCAGGAGCTCCACCACCTGAACCTTGGTGTCGCCGCCGGCGCGCACGACTTCTTCTCGGCGGGGCAGGTGGCTGCGATGCACGGCCTGGGTAGCATGGACAATGCATCACTCGAGCacagcaccggctccaactccgTCGTCTACAACGGGATTGGTGACAGCAACGGCAGCACCGTCGTCGTCGGCGGTGGCTACATGATGCCGATGAGCGCTGCCGctgcgacgaccaccacggcAATGGTGAGCCACGAGCAGGTGCATGCACGGGCACAGGGGGACAACGGCGAAGCCAAGCAGGCTGCACAGATGGGGCACGAGAGCTACCTGGTGAACGCGGAGAACTATGGTGGCGGGAGGATGTCTGCGGCCTGGGCGACTGTCTCAGCACCACCTGTGGCGACGGCGGCAAGCAGCAACGACAACATGGTCGACGTCGGGCATGGCGGCGCGCAGCTCTTCAGTGTCTGGAACGACACTTAAGCGACGTATGCCGGCCTGGCTCCGATCCGTCGAAAAACGTACACTGACATAAGTAACACTTAGGGTTCCTGATGGAGGTGACCAGTAAGTTGTTATTTGTCATATGCTTAAGTTCTTAATTTGTAGCTGGAAGGAAAGCTAGGGTTTCTTCTGAAGGGTGGGGTGATGGTTTGTGAAGAGTGCCATGGGGGTTTCTCCATGACGATACCTTCACTTGCTGACATTTTGGGGTTCAGGCTCAGAAGATGTTTACCAAGTAGTTGTATTAACCAAGCAATATTAAATTAGATGGGTAGAAAATGGAACCAGCAAGCCTGCTTGTAAATGGTAGCTAGGGTGGATGACCTGACATGAGGTGAAAACTGATGTGGCATCTTAATGGTCTAGCATTTCCATTCAAATGATCAAATTGAAGCAGGGAAATCAAGCAAAAGTTCTTTCATTATTTCATTTGCCTTTTCTGTTTCCCTTTCTGTCCATCGTCCATCGTCCGTCGTCCTTCATACTCTCCGATTGTTTTTGGGCTCAGTTCTCTCTCCTTTACGATAGAATTTTTTATGGGCCCAGTTTAATGCATTGTGCAGATTGGGCCCAACCTGTTCGCCTGAATTGACTTTGGCTCCCACCGACCAAACCAGGTGCACTTCCTTTCTTTTGGGCACCAAAAAAAGTCACCACCATATTCCAGCTGATTTCTTTGTTCTGTCGCGAAACCAGAGGACTGATTAAATAAAGAGCATGCAAATGAAACAAACGAGCAAGTAAACAATCATTTGTTAGTTAAACCTACTCTTGCACGGAGATGGAGCAGGACAGTTTTGTTAGACTGAACCATTCGAGCTGACCAAGAGCGGCACCCTTTTGACTTGAGATTAGCCCCTATCCTGTGGCCAGTGGGCTATGTGTTTGAGCAGAGCAGTTGAAGCTACACACACCATGCTCCATGCATACCTTTGACAGGGATGAAAAAGTGAAGCAGTTTAGCTCCATCTCTAGTAACCTTTTTGTGTTCCCAGCTACAAATGCTGAATATCAAACATTCACATGTTCAATAACTGAAACTGCTGGAATTGAGTAGCTAGATGACCAAAGAAAATTTGCTCCGAGAAGAAGAGCATTGTAATGCAGCAGGCACACAGTATATGTTCTCCTAGCTCCTGTACTTCTGTTTAATTACGCTAGTACCAACATTACATAAAACGGAAAAAAATAGGTGCCTGAAGAAATGGCACCGCAACACACTTTCAGTGAGTTCTGGGGGTACAACAAGATGACTAGGACATCCTGACCAAATTCATTTTCATACGATGGCCTGCCATCGCATGTTTCTTCTAAATCctgtcagttttttttttccttgacGGAAACATGCACAGCAGTGAAAAAAAAACATAGGCATGGATTTGGTATGCAATATACAGTGCAAATTTACAAGCAACTAGAACAGGATAATGTTGACCCACTTCACTCCATCGCCTACCTGCTCTCGATCCCTCAAACCTTGCAACCATGGCAACTATAAATAGCCATCCACATCTAAAGCCAAAACCATCCACATCCTCTCCTGCTCTCACTTGGCAAAGCACTATCCAGCTATGAAAATGAGCATGACAGGCCAGCCAAAGGGTCACCTATGGCTGATCTTCACCATGTTGTTCGTCACTTCTGCAATGCACATCGAGGGAGCGGGCAACTTTGCACCACCTTCTCTTTCCATATCACCAACATATGATCCTGTTATTAAGGTGATTGGGAAGGTGTACTGCTACAGATGCTTCAATGAGGCACACCCAGACGAATCACGTGGGAAGATGAACCTGGAAGGTGAAATTTTGTGCCTACCCCTGTTCTTATGATCTCATCATGCTAATGCAGTCAGCTTGGAAAAATATCAATGCCCCTGTTTGCTAGTAGTAATATTCCTTAAACATCAATGCTGACCTTTAGCATACCATCCCTAAATGTCCTTCTGTGTTTCATATTTATCTGTTTACAATGATCTGGACGCAGGAGCCATGGTCAAGGTCACTTGTCAGGCAAATGACCAAGCACTAGTGGCATTTGGCTACACCAGAAGCAATGGCAAATACAGTGTGATCCTTAAGGGCTTGCCAATTAGCAACAACTATGGGGCTGACTCGTGTAAGGTTGAGCTCCATGGAGCACCAGGAGGATCAGACTGCAATGTGCCAATTGAGTTAAATTTGTCTGGGCTCAGTGTTTACTCCAAATCAAGCGAGGAGCTGGTTTTTAAAGCAAACCAGATAATGGCATTTGCATCAAAGAATACATTTGGCTGTTCGAAACCACAGACGCAACCACCAATGCATCCCTACAGTTCCCCACCACTCCCTTACCAGTATCCCTCGCCTCCTGCTACCCACAAGTCTCCACCATTGCATTATCAATATTCACCACCACCTGCTTACCAGCTTCCACCCCCAGCATACCAGTACCCATCACCTCCACAAAACTACTATATTTCGCCACCACCTTACCAACAGTCCATGCTTCCGAATAGCTACCAAACTCCACCACCTCCACAAGGCACCAAGTCTCCAGTACAACCCCACAAGTATTTACCACCACCATACTACTACAACTCTCCGCCACCACAACACCAATACAACTATGTGCCTCCACCACTAGCTTACCAGTACCCCCCACCTCCATACATCCAGAAGTCACCACTTGTACCATCATCACCAGCGTCTCCATACCACTATAACTCTCCACCTACATACCAGTATTCACCACCTCCATATAACTATCAATCTTCACCGCCACCTGCCCAGTATTCCCCACCATTACCTCCAAATGCTCCAAAACATCTACATCCAACTGTTCCCCATGCAAAATCTCCACCAGCATCTCCACAACCTCTTTACCAGTACAACACCCCACCACCTCCCAAGGAGGTCATGCCATCGACGATGCCACCTCTGCACTCCTACCAATCCCCACCGCCAACGAATCAGCTATCTTGAGCATCAGCACTGGTGCTATTTAAGTGTAAGTTTCCTTTTGTAGTCAAATACACCATCTGAAACTTTACATAGATGATATTGTGCGTTGTCTTCAAAAATTAAATCACGGTTTTGTCAAGTTTGAACATTCTACATGACTTTTGCAAACTCAAAATACACAATACAATAGTTAACCATATGACTCTGGTTGCCTTTCAGGACCAGGCATGAGCAAATAAACGAAACAAGCTTGATGCCCATGTTGATTCTCAAGAGGAAGGAGTGTCATAGCTGGAGCCTTCAGCTTCCGTCAGTACTCTATATGTAGAGTTTGTCCATTGCATTATCTAGAGTTGTTGCAGCTTTCATTTCTTGCCTATAGCTATTTCAGCAATGTAATCATAAGTTAAATGAGATTTATTAATAACTCTATCAATCCAACATATGGTGTGTACTCGTTGCGGCTAAAAAAAAGACTTCTTGCTTATGCCCTTACTTGTCAGTTGTCAAGAAAATGGAACGAATCAGAAATTCAGAATTCACTTGTTCCTCTCTTTTTTAATCCAATAATTCACTTTGTTTTTGGTTTATACTGTAGCATCTAAACGAGGTTCACAATCCAGAAGAGATATCTCCTCTGTACGAGAAGATTAAAAATGACTGACATTATTTACCCGCcagcaaaaataaaataaaataaaaatcgtTGTAGATCAGCAACCCCTGGGCACACACCACACAGGCAACACAATCTTCACGAATCACGAAAAGCTTCAACACACTAAAATCgtttcatcttcttctttttcgcgCGAGAGAACAGAGAAGGAAAAAACAGCTCTCTGCATCGAACTTCGATGGTCAAGTGTGCAGCAGCACACGAAACtttcaacaaaaaaaaagtgTGCAGCACACCGATCAATGCGGCACCACTCCATATCCAGCACATGGACTCATGGAGACACGATCCGTCGCACCATTCTTCATGTGGACGATTCTCATCCTCGGCGGTTCAGGACTTCAGGTGTACCGGCACCAAAAACATGTTATCCGAActctgaagaaaaaaaaaaactccatgcGTCTCAGGAGTCAGGACTTGGAAAGCGTAACACAGCGCATGGACCTGTAGAGCCCCATGTAAAAACTGTCGTGCCATCGGTCAGAGTGTTGTTGTCTTTACCTCGGCGAGTAGGCGAGGTATGCAGAGGCTCCGAGTGCTCGGCCATCGCTCTCCAGAAAAGGGTCCAAAGTGACGACTGAAAGAAAAGCGGCAAGCGGACGAACCAAAACAGGGTGAAAACAAACAGAAACATGTCGTCCGTTTTTCGTGAGCCGAAGCCGATCATGAGGCTGCGGTCGGCGTTGCTCGCAGGCCCTGCGGAACTTTTTTTTGATGCCAACGGAATCTGGGTGAGATATTCCCTGCCTGTGCACGCAAACGACCATCCAAATTTGTtccaatccaatccaatccaaactgcCAGTCAGGTCTCAGGTACGAGCGCTACTCCTCATCTCTTGTCTTCTCCCTCGCCCAAATGCTATCCATACGTCTCCAATCCTTTTCACCTGCTGACGGCAGCCAGCGACGTTTCCCAAGCCCTCGTTTAGTTGGGCTCaaaacgttgactaattaggctcaaaacgttcgtctcgcaaagtacaataaaattatgcaattagtttttgatttcgtcaatatttaatactccatgcatatactaCAAATTTAATATAAtagaaaatcttctttttgcatagtgttaaagtttggattttggtggactaaacaAGCCCCAAATCCCAATATTGCTATGCTGCCCAAAATCGTCAGACTGGCAATGCTATTCAGAGGAGGAGCAATCAGCAATGAATGCTAGTAGTATCCTGTACGGAGTAAATAGCAACATCTTTAGGCTCTCTCTGACCACACCATTTAAAATACAAGACATATTCGTACTTTGGGTAGTGTTACAGGtaaaaggttcaatacctattcggtatcttctctaacaacaaaactcaaaagagaatcatttctgcaaatgagttttcaggagagaggatacccatATTTAAGTTGTGTCTCTCAAACAATCTAAAATAAATTTTCCGTATAGATACTCTGTTAAAAGCTAATTTTAGATCTCTCATTATCCATTTTGAATTTGGATCGACCGTCTTAGCCGTATATAGGGAGTGCATTGCAGTTCTCTACCACGTCTACGGCTCACGTACAGTGGTCACTGCACGTGTTATCATTCAAAGTAGGAAGCGAACTGCAACCATCGTCATCAATTTTTTGGTTGTACATATGGGACCAGACTAAGGACCAATAATAAATGCGGAATTTACCTCGAGATCCAACTTCACCAACTCCAAAGAATAACCTTCACCCTGTTTACTTTATTATCCTTATAAGTCGACTGATGttattttattataaaaaaaaaatactatattatGACGGGTAAACATGGTACTATCAAACGAACATGGTGCTTACCATAGGGCTAGCACGCTCATACCGTCACACGGTACGGGAAGGAAAACCCCAAAAATGCTGTGCTCGTGTGTTGGGCATGATTAAGCCAAACCATGTTTATGTTCATGTTAATTACAACATCTTCCCCTTATATTCaagatattttttaaaaaataaaacgaAATTTGAGAGAAGAATCTGCAGCTCAGGAGCGCAGCAAACCCTGCGCTGTGCGTGCAGGAGCCAGGAGGCGCAAAAATTACCAAAAGGGCCCTTCACTACTGGGCTGGCGGCTAGTCTCTCGTCGGTCCCAACTCCCAAAGGGGGAAGAGGGGAAACCGGGCGCAGCGCAGCGCAGGACACGGAGAGAGAACTCGCCAGCCTAGTCTGCGCGGTGATCCGTCTCCCCTGGGTGTTCCGCCGTGTTGCGGGCTGCGGCAGAGACAGGAGGTTGCCGTTCTCGCCGCCGCACGCCGCACGCCACGGTTCTGCTCCGCTTGATCCTGCGGCGGTGCGGCCCTGTTTTCTTTTCCCCTGTCGTTTCAGGTGGCCAGCCTTGGTTTTGCCGGTGAGTGCCGCTGACCTCGCCCTTCCCCGTATCCAATTCGATTGCGCTTAGAATCACTGCTGCGACTACGAGGATTGGCGTCCCGGAGATGTCTACTGTTTCCTTCTAAATGTCCATACTGATGCTTAGCTTGAAGAACATAGGAGACCTGTTCCGTGATCACCGCAGCATCTAATTCGTGTGCGATTGCTCACTGGATCATCTAGTCTTGATTGATTGGAGAATTTGGTTGAATCGCTTTGGTATTACTAGTTTGTTACAAGTGGCGTTTGCAGTGTTCTGTTAATTGCAACGGCTTCAGTTGGTAAAGTGCTCTGATCCACAGGGTCCCACCGTTAATACATGGTGCTGAGGAATTAGGCCGAGCGTGAGTATGAGTGGCAGTTTGCACATTCACAAGTGT
Coding sequences within:
- the LOC136455435 gene encoding AP2-like ethylene-responsive transcription factor BBM1, which codes for MAVNNWLAFSLSPQELPPSQTDSTLISAATTDDVSGDVCFNIPQDWSMRGSELSALVAEPKLEDFLGGISFSEQHHKANCNMIPSTSSTACYASSGATTGYHHQLYHQPTSSALHFADSVMVASLAGVHDGGAMLSAATANGGAGAASANGGGSIGLSMIKNWLRSQPAPMQPRVAAAGSAQGLSLSMNMAGTTQGAAVMPLLAGERGRAPESVSTSSAQGGAVVTAPKEDSNGSGVAGAGALVAVSTDTGGSGASADNTARKTVDTFGQRTSIYRGVTRHRWTGRYEAHLWDNSCRREGQTRKGRQVYLGGYDKEEKAARAYDLAALKYWGPTTTTNFPVSNYEKELEDMKHMTRQEFVASLRRKSSGFSRGASIYRGVTRHHQHGRWQARIGRVAGNKDLYLGTFSTQEEAAEAYDIAAIKFRGLNAVTNFDMSRYDVKSILDSSALPIGSAAKRLKEAEAAASAQHHAGVVSYDVGRIASQLGDGGALAAAYGAHYHGAWPTIAFQTTAATGLYHPYAQPMRGWCKQEQDHAVIASAHSLQELHHLNLGVAAGAHDFFSAGQVAAMHGLGSMDNASLEHSTGSNSVVYNGIGDSNGSTVVVGGGYMMPMSAAAATTTTAMVSHEQVHARAQGDNGEAKQAAQMGHESYLVNAENYGGGRMSAAWATVSAPPVATAASSNDNMVDVGHGGAQLFSVWNDT
- the LOC136453774 gene encoding extensin-like; amino-acid sequence: MKMSMTGQPKGHLWLIFTMLFVTSAMHIEGAGNFAPPSLSISPTYDPVIKVIGKVYCYRCFNEAHPDESRGKMNLEGAMVKVTCQANDQALVAFGYTRSNGKYSVILKGLPISNNYGADSCKVELHGAPGGSDCNVPIELNLSGLSVYSKSSEELVFKANQIMAFASKNTFGCSKPQTQPPMHPYSSPPLPYQYPSPPATHKSPPLHYQYSPPPAYQLPPPAYQYPSPPQNYYISPPPYQQSMLPNSYQTPPPPQGTKSPVQPHKYLPPPYYYNSPPPQHQYNYVPPPLAYQYPPPPYIQKSPLVPSSPASPYHYNSPPTYQYSPPPYNYQSSPPPAQYSPPLPPNAPKHLHPTVPHAKSPPASPQPLYQYNTPPPPKEVMPSTMPPLHSYQSPPPTNQLS